CTGTTCAGGATCTCCTTGAACTCCTTCGCTGGCCGAAAGCGCGCCACCCGCACCGGCGGGAGCTGAAGCTCCTCCCCGGTTTGGGGGTTGCGGGCCTTGCGAGCGGACCGCTCGCTGGCGTAAAAGATCCCCAGCCCCGGGATGGCCACCTTCTCGCCGGCGGCTACCCATTCCTGGAGGGCGTCCACCAAAATCTCCACCGCCCGAGCCGCGTGGGCCTTGGGCATCCCGGTTTCAAACACAATTCTGGAAACAAGCTCGGCCTTTCCTGGCATTCCTGCCTCCTGCTGTGTCTTACGTGTACCACTGCCGGTGGTTTAGCGCACCGGCCCCACAAGGTGTACCACAAAACCGTCCCCCCAGGGCCCGGGGGGGATGAGGCACCCACCCGAAGGCAACACCACCCGCGGCAACTGGGGGGGAAGGCCATCGCTCACGGGGGACACCG
This region of Thermoanaerobaculum aquaticum genomic DNA includes:
- a CDS encoding HU family DNA-binding protein, encoding MPGKAELVSRIVFETGMPKAHAARAVEILVDALQEWVAAGEKVAIPGLGIFYASERSARKARNPQTGEELQLPPVRVARFRPAKEFKEILNSKR